GGCGGAGTTTTTCTGCGCGTTCTGATCCAGGCTGACAACCGCTGTGTTCACCTCGGAAAGCCCGTTGGATTGTTCGACCGTGGTGGCGGCGATCTGTTCGACCTTGCCCACCACTGCTTCGACCGAACTTTGGATGGAGGCGAGTGCTGTGCCGGTCTGATCGACCAGTTTCACGCCCTGCGCCACCTCATGGGTGCTGACCTCAATCAGCTGGTTGATCTCCTGCACCGCATCTGCGGAGCGCTGCGCAAGGCCACGCACCTCGGACGCGACGACCGCAAAACCGCGACCGGCCTCGCCGGCGCGGGCGGCCTCGACCCCGGCGTTCAGCGCCAGAAGGTTGGTCTGGAAGGCGAGATCTTCGATCAGGTCCGTAATCTTGGCGATGGCGCCGGAAGAATCCTCAATCCGCTGCATGGCGCTGATGGTCTGGCTGGCCAGTTCGCTGGTGGTACGGGCCTGGGTGAAGGCATCGCGCACGATGTCCTTGGCCTGTTCTGAGCCTTCGGCGGTGCCCCGCACGGTGTCATCGAGCGTTTGCAGCGCGGCGGCCGTTTCTTCGAGGGAGGCGGCGGAGGTTTCGCCCCGGCGCGAGGCGTCATCTGCGGCTGCGGCGATTTCTGCGGCGGTGGAATTCAGGACCTCACTGCTGTGCGACAGTTGCTTTACCATTCCGGTCAGATTGTCACTGAGGTTGTCGACCGCGTTGGCGATTTCCTTGAAGATACCCTTCTGTCCATCCGGCATCCGCTGGGTCAGATCGCCGGCGGCCAGCGTATCCAGAACCTGGCGAATGTCGCCCAGCCCGCCCTCGGCGGCATCGCCAATGGCATTCACGCCGCGGCCCAGCTCAGCAAAGGAGCCACTGGCCCCCTCCACCTGCAGGCGTTTGGAGAAATCGCCGGCGGCGCAGGCGCGGATCACCTCCGAGATGTCGCGAGTCAGCCGGTCCTTCATCTCATTGTCGGCCCGCAGCTCCTCAACGGCGGTGGCAATGGTCGATACCTCCCTGATGCGCGACTGCGGCGCCGGGGTGGAGAAATCACCGGCCATGATTTTCTGAAGGACGACATTGACCCGCGACAGCGGGCGCGAGATGCCGATGGCCAGGAAAAACGCGACCACGACAAAGATGCCGAGCCCGCCAAATCCAGCCTTCAGCGCATTGGAATTGGCTGTGGTGATCGCCTCGGCGGCGCTGGCATGGATCCTGTCCAGTCGGGCAGTCGTCTGCTCATTCATGGCCGCGAGCACCGGTTCAGCGGCTTTTTCGATGGCGTCCAGCGCCTTGTAATGGCCATCGATATTGGTGACTTCCTCAGCATAATCGTTGAAGGAATTCTGATAGCTGGTCAGCAAGCTGCCAATCCGGGCGCGCTGCGATATGTTCTTGTAGTAGCTGCCGGGAAAGGCACGGAATTCATCAACCCGCGCGTTCAACCGCTCAGTGTATTTTGCGGCGTGGCGCATGATGAAGTCTTTCTCATGGCGACGCATCATCAGCATTTTGACTGTCATCTCGGGTTCGGCGGTGTCTTTCAGCGCCGTCTCAATGCTGCGAACGGAGCTGCGCAGGGCCCCCTGCAGCCCATCAGTTTCGTCAAACCCCAACCGATCCTGACTGGCAACAACCTCTGCAAAACCAGCCTCATAGGCCGTGATCGCCGCCGCCAGCTGGCGCAGATTATCCGCAGCGTCCGCCATGCCCTCCAGCTCCGCGATCTGCATTTTTG
The nucleotide sequence above comes from Phaeobacter inhibens DSM 16374. Encoded proteins:
- a CDS encoding methyl-accepting chemotaxis protein, encoding MKFKTSIKTAVFLIVFLASAVMFALIGLSRYTEQLRTEIEAEVTAVEGFAQTLSEVSADFQSTRLVEMSFRLKPSHDTLATQAETMAHLSNRIEVAKMQIAELEGMADAADNLRQLAAAITAYEAGFAEVVASQDRLGFDETDGLQGALRSSVRSIETALKDTAEPEMTVKMLMMRRHEKDFIMRHAAKYTERLNARVDEFRAFPGSYYKNISQRARIGSLLTSYQNSFNDYAEEVTNIDGHYKALDAIEKAAEPVLAAMNEQTTARLDRIHASAAEAITTANSNALKAGFGGLGIFVVVAFFLAIGISRPLSRVNVVLQKIMAGDFSTPAPQSRIREVSTIATAVEELRADNEMKDRLTRDISEVIRACAAGDFSKRLQVEGASGSFAELGRGVNAIGDAAEGGLGDIRQVLDTLAAGDLTQRMPDGQKGIFKEIANAVDNLSDNLTGMVKQLSHSSEVLNSTAAEIAAAADDASRRGETSAASLEETAAALQTLDDTVRGTAEGSEQAKDIVRDAFTQARTTSELASQTISAMQRIEDSSGAIAKITDLIEDLAFQTNLLALNAGVEAARAGEAGRGFAVVASEVRGLAQRSADAVQEINQLIEVSTHEVAQGVKLVDQTGTALASIQSSVEAVVGKVEQIAATTVEQSNGLSEVNTAVVSLDQNAQKNSAMLEQTAAAGQMLREEAQTLVQAVSGFRIDPASQAKASAPPPASDDWADTAFDDRDAYARSA